The genome window GCGGGAAGAGTTCGCGCGCCACCTGCAGAAGCATGCCGACGGCAGCCTGCCCATTGCCGAGTTGGAGCGGCTGGGCGCGCAGTTTCTCGCCGAAGCCGAAGCGCAGGAGTTGGAAGCATGATTCTGCAATCGCTGCGCCTGCGCAACTTCCGCCGCTTCGAGAATCTCTTTCTCGAGCTGCCCGAAAATGTCATTGGCATTATCGGCCGCAACGGCGCGGGCAAGTCGACCATCCTGGAGGCGATTGCCTGGGCGTTGTACGGCGCGCGCGCGGCACGCACGGAAAAATCCCTGCTGCGCCGGCAGGCCGCCACTCTTGCCGAGCCGTGTGAAGTCGAACTCACCTTTGCGCTGGCGGGAGTGGACTATCGCGTGCTGCGCTCGATGCGCGGGGCCAATCATGCGGTGGAAGCCGCGCTCTATCGCGCCGGCTTGAGCGAACCGGTCGCCGTGCGCGAAAACGACGTGAGCAACGAAATCGAGAGGATTCTCGGCCTGGATCGCAAATCGTTCGAGGCCTCCATTTTCGCCAAACAAAAAGAACTGGCCGCGCTCAGCAACATGCGCGACGAGGATCGCCGCAAGCTGATCAGCCGCCTGCTGAATCTCGATGCCATCGACTTCGCGCGCAAGCGCGCCATGCAGGAGGCAAACGACAAGCGTAATTTCGTGGAAGGCAGCCGTCTCAGCCAGGAAGACCTGGAGGAGTTGCAGCAGCAATTGCGCGAGCATCAGGCCAGGCGCGCGCAGGCAGAAGAACACTTGCAGACCCAGCAGCAGCAAGAGCGCGAGTGGAGGCAAAAGCGGGAACAGGCCAAAGCCGCCTTTGAAGCCGAGTCCCAACGCCGCGACCGCGCCATCAAACTGCAAAACGAACGGCACACGCTGGAGCGGGAAATGGCGCTGCTGCAACAGCAACTGCAGCAGGCCGAAAGCGAACGCCGCGAGATCACGCTCGCGCAGGGAAAACTGGCGGAGTTGGCGCCGGTGCGCGAACGCTGGCGGCGCCTGAAGGCGGAAAAGGAGGCACTGGAAGAAAACCGGCGCAAACTCGCGGCCCTGCATGGTAAACAACAACTCATCAAGAATCTCACTGAGCAGATGCAAAAACTCGAGCGCGAGAATGCGAGCCTGCAGCATGAACTGGCAGCTCTGCCCGGCCTGCTGGCTGCCGAAAAAAATGTGAACGAGAGAGTACAGCAAGCAGAGGCCGCCTTGCGTGCGCGGCGCGAGACCGAGCAAAACGTGCTGGCAGAGCTTGCCAAAGTCAGAGACAAAGGTGTGGAAGAAAAGCAGAAGCTGCAGCAGGTGCAAACGCTGGGCGCGGACAGCCCCTGCCCGGTCTGCACGCGTCCGCTCGCGGAGCATTTTGAGCCGGTGGTGACGCGCTTTCAGCGGACGCTGGCCAAGCTGCGGGAGGACTATCTCAAGCTCGAGCGCGAAAAGAGAGAGGCCGCGTCACAGGCGCAGGATGCCGAAATGCGCCTGAAAACCCTGCAGCAAGAACGCGAACGGCTGGGCAACGAGCGCGCGCGCCTGACG of bacterium contains these proteins:
- a CDS encoding SMC family ATPase; translation: MILQSLRLRNFRRFENLFLELPENVIGIIGRNGAGKSTILEAIAWALYGARAARTEKSLLRRQAATLAEPCEVELTFALAGVDYRVLRSMRGANHAVEAALYRAGLSEPVAVRENDVSNEIERILGLDRKSFEASIFAKQKELAALSNMRDEDRRKLISRLLNLDAIDFARKRAMQEANDKRNFVEGSRLSQEDLEELQQQLREHQARRAQAEEHLQTQQQQEREWRQKREQAKAAFEAESQRRDRAIKLQNERHTLEREMALLQQQLQQAESERREITLAQGKLAELAPVRERWRRLKAEKEALEENRRKLAALHGKQQLIKNLTEQMQKLERENASLQHELAALPGLLAAEKNVNERVQQAEAALRARRETEQNVLAELAKVRDKGVEEKQKLQQVQTLGADSPCPVCTRPLAEHFEPVVTRFQRTLAKLREDYLKLEREKREAASQAQDAEMRLKTLQQERERLGNERARLTQVQTQVAGQLQRVDELRRQYDRTQQEIQQLGAIQVDETRAAALQTELAATEKQVEEMTRLEAHLARLPGLESRLTQATARLDAYRQQEDTARQALMDLQFREEVYWQYKQAHDEASLQHSQAQKQAGEAHAAFATAAAQVDNLEQRIALMTERLAVIARVKQEVLLLEALQEHLKTFRVEMAGRLRPLIEGRASEIMRMATNGRYSMLELDESYNLYLYDQNRRFELNRFSGGEQDLLNLCLRVAISQVIAQRSGRPALQFIVLDEIFGSQDEERKLLLLATLQHLSGYFRQIFLITHEQGIKENLPVVLEVEMEGANSVVKMK